Proteins found in one Subtercola endophyticus genomic segment:
- a CDS encoding SDR family NAD(P)-dependent oxidoreductase translates to MSTNRIVTPFGAESTAADVIAGIDLTGKRAIVTGGSSGIGIETARALSSAGALVTLAVRNVSAGRTVADTIQADTDVPVAAVQLDLADQDSVARFAASWADPLDILINNAGVMAIPELQLNGDGWEMQFATNHLGHFALATGLHDALAAAGNARNVAVSSVGHIDGNIDFDDIMFERRPYNEWLAYGQSKTANILFAVEGSKRWAADGITINALNPGRIPTTGLMRHMDNTPPPAAPGVTSSTGVSVKTVEQGAATSVLLASAPIIDGVSGRYFEDCNEAGPLVPGIRRGFADYALDPAEAEQLWNVSSALVTSRVPAR, encoded by the coding sequence ATGAGTACCAATCGGATTGTCACCCCCTTCGGCGCTGAATCCACAGCCGCCGACGTCATCGCCGGAATCGACCTGACCGGCAAGCGCGCCATCGTCACGGGCGGATCCTCCGGAATCGGCATCGAGACCGCACGTGCCCTTTCCTCGGCAGGGGCACTCGTAACCCTCGCCGTACGAAACGTGAGTGCTGGCCGCACAGTGGCCGACACCATCCAGGCAGACACCGACGTTCCCGTCGCTGCGGTCCAGCTCGACCTCGCCGATCAGGATTCCGTCGCCCGATTTGCTGCCTCCTGGGCCGATCCGCTTGACATCCTGATCAACAACGCCGGAGTCATGGCGATCCCGGAACTCCAGCTCAACGGTGACGGCTGGGAGATGCAATTCGCTACCAATCACCTCGGCCACTTCGCCCTCGCGACCGGCCTGCACGACGCCCTTGCCGCGGCAGGGAACGCGCGGAATGTGGCGGTGAGCTCGGTCGGTCACATCGACGGCAACATCGACTTCGACGACATCATGTTCGAGCGTCGCCCCTACAACGAATGGCTCGCATACGGCCAGTCGAAGACCGCGAACATCCTCTTCGCGGTCGAGGGATCCAAGCGCTGGGCAGCCGACGGGATCACGATCAACGCTCTGAACCCCGGCCGCATCCCGACCACCGGCCTCATGCGGCACATGGACAACACTCCCCCGCCTGCTGCGCCAGGCGTCACGAGCAGCACCGGCGTTTCGGTGAAAACCGTCGAGCAAGGAGCCGCCACCTCTGTGCTGCTGGCCTCGGCGCCCATCATCGACGGAGTCAGTGGTCGCTACTTTGAGGACTGCAACGAGGCAGGCCCGCTCGTGCCCGGGATTCGGCGAGGTTTTGCCGACTACGCCCTCGACCCTGCAGAAGCCGAACAGCTGTGGAATGTGTCCTCGGCACTCGTCACCAGCAGAGTGCCCGCCCGATGA
- a CDS encoding TetR/AcrR family transcriptional regulator: MPQGLTKKGAATRQRIIEGAAVVVRDVGVANTGLEQIRSVTETSGSQLFHYFPDGKSQILLAVAEFEAGQILDEQQPELSNLETVEGWNVWSDKLFANYERQGAHCALSALMGQLDPNDPAVQRIIVDMYNTWEHALANGVRALQKGGEARADLDPEVAASSLLAGIQGGVLMMLATGTTKNLQAALDSGVGSITRP; the protein is encoded by the coding sequence ATGCCGCAGGGTTTGACGAAGAAGGGCGCCGCCACACGCCAACGCATCATTGAGGGCGCTGCCGTTGTTGTTCGCGATGTCGGTGTCGCAAACACCGGCTTGGAGCAGATCCGCTCGGTGACGGAGACCAGCGGGAGTCAGCTTTTTCACTATTTCCCCGACGGCAAGTCTCAGATTCTCTTGGCGGTCGCAGAATTTGAAGCCGGTCAGATACTGGATGAACAACAGCCTGAACTGAGCAACCTTGAAACGGTAGAGGGGTGGAACGTCTGGTCCGATAAATTGTTCGCCAACTACGAACGTCAGGGCGCTCATTGTGCGCTGAGCGCGTTGATGGGGCAGCTCGATCCGAATGATCCTGCAGTCCAGCGGATTATCGTCGACATGTACAACACCTGGGAGCATGCTCTGGCGAACGGCGTCCGCGCCCTTCAAAAGGGTGGCGAGGCCCGTGCAGATCTTGACCCCGAGGTTGCTGCGTCGTCTCTTCTTGCAGGAATTCAGGGCGGGGTGTTGATGATGCTGGCCACGGGTACTACCAAGAATCTTCAAGCGGCACTTGATTCCGGGGTGGGAAGCATCACCCGGCCATGA
- a CDS encoding SDR family NAD(P)-dependent oxidoreductase, whose amino-acid sequence MTRFEQKSVLVTGSTSGIGRSIAEAFAKEGAFVVITGRNEQRGEQTAASIVNQGGRATFVRSDLAAGGDAISVLADAALTASGGTIDILVNNAAALIPAQSLFDATEAQIDDALTVNVKVPFLLTAAITAPMIARGSGVVVNIGSVNGIVGMSVAALYGASKAALHSLTKSWAAELAPLGIRVNTVAPGPTMTDTNEPYWSVLQELSTDVPDGRPGTAHEVASAVLFLASDEAKHIHGATLTVDGGMTTR is encoded by the coding sequence ATGACACGTTTTGAGCAGAAATCTGTACTCGTTACCGGTAGCACAAGCGGGATCGGCCGGTCGATCGCCGAAGCGTTCGCGAAAGAGGGTGCTTTCGTGGTCATCACAGGGCGCAACGAGCAGCGCGGCGAACAAACCGCAGCCTCGATCGTGAATCAGGGCGGTCGCGCGACCTTTGTCCGCTCCGACCTCGCCGCGGGAGGGGATGCCATCTCGGTGCTCGCTGACGCCGCGCTCACGGCCAGCGGTGGAACCATCGACATACTGGTCAACAACGCCGCCGCACTCATTCCCGCGCAGTCCCTTTTCGATGCGACTGAAGCACAAATTGACGACGCCCTCACCGTGAACGTCAAGGTCCCTTTTCTCTTGACGGCGGCGATAACTGCCCCCATGATCGCTCGGGGTAGCGGGGTCGTCGTGAACATCGGATCGGTCAACGGCATCGTCGGCATGTCTGTCGCAGCGCTGTACGGCGCTAGCAAAGCGGCGCTGCATTCACTCACCAAATCCTGGGCCGCCGAACTCGCGCCGCTAGGGATCCGGGTGAACACCGTCGCGCCTGGACCAACGATGACTGATACCAACGAGCCATACTGGTCGGTTCTGCAGGAACTCTCCACGGACGTCCCTGACGGGCGTCCCGGAACCGCGCACGAAGTCGCCTCGGCCGTGCTGTTCCTCGCATCTGACGAAGCGAAACACATCCACGGCGCGACGCTCACCGTCGATGGCGGAATGACCACCCGATGA
- a CDS encoding PadR family transcriptional regulator, translating into MELIQRVTAPTVDVLRVLLERSVPVWGLQIIKQTGRLPGTVYPVLERLERQGWVTASWEKDSSRTGPRRKLYEFTADGETAARDVCRAFEKKNQQVPHPSTGQVATS; encoded by the coding sequence ATGGAGCTGATTCAGCGCGTGACCGCCCCGACCGTCGATGTGCTCAGGGTGCTTCTTGAGCGCAGCGTCCCGGTGTGGGGTCTACAGATAATCAAGCAGACCGGCCGGCTCCCGGGAACGGTGTATCCGGTGCTGGAGCGTCTGGAGCGACAGGGCTGGGTGACGGCCTCATGGGAAAAAGACTCATCCAGGACCGGGCCCCGCAGAAAGCTGTACGAATTCACGGCCGACGGTGAAACCGCCGCGAGAGACGTCTGCCGTGCTTTTGAGAAAAAGAACCAGCAGGTTCCCCACCCGAGTACAGGACAGGTGGCCACGTCATGA
- a CDS encoding NADPH-dependent FMN reductase, giving the protein MSLRIGIILGSTRPGRRGAALASWVLCAAREHGGAEYELIDLADHDLGNLDEPGNPTFAQYTHEHTLQWSRVIDSFDGFVFVVPEYNHSFPGALKNAIDYIYREWNDKPAGIVSYGGWAAGVRAAEALRLVLAEVQVATVRAQPAANTHTGFDADGYEPTAAIATQVGVMLDQVLSWAGALETVRSRKTLGAA; this is encoded by the coding sequence ATGTCACTTCGCATCGGAATCATCCTCGGCAGTACCCGTCCCGGCCGCCGAGGAGCCGCACTCGCTTCCTGGGTGCTCTGTGCCGCACGCGAGCACGGTGGCGCCGAATACGAACTGATCGATCTTGCCGACCATGATCTCGGAAACCTCGACGAGCCGGGCAACCCCACGTTCGCGCAGTACACCCACGAACACACCCTCCAGTGGTCCCGCGTCATCGACAGTTTCGACGGCTTCGTTTTCGTCGTCCCGGAGTACAACCACTCATTCCCCGGAGCCCTGAAGAACGCAATCGACTACATCTATAGGGAATGGAACGACAAGCCCGCCGGCATCGTGAGCTACGGCGGTTGGGCGGCCGGCGTGCGTGCAGCTGAAGCTCTCCGCCTCGTTCTCGCCGAGGTGCAGGTTGCAACGGTCCGCGCTCAACCCGCTGCCAACACGCACACAGGATTCGACGCCGACGGCTACGAGCCGACCGCAGCGATCGCGACTCAAGTCGGCGTCATGCTCGACCAGGTTCTGTCATGGGCCGGCGCGCTCGAGACGGTCCGCTCGAGGAAGACCCTCGGGGCCGCCTGA
- a CDS encoding MarR family winged helix-turn-helix transcriptional regulator, with protein sequence MTRRLLTPAEWDLWHSWMEAQRIVVAQIDGSLQNVAGISKAEFSLLRTLGNAPEAVLRVGALGAALRWEKSRVSHLLSRMENRGLVERIEAGAPGRRTAVTLSPHGLDVLTTALRVHERSVGDLFIDRLTGEQSTAIRTWSQQTLNRSPLAEPGSTSSER encoded by the coding sequence GTGACCCGCCGATTGCTTACGCCTGCTGAGTGGGATCTGTGGCATTCGTGGATGGAGGCGCAACGCATCGTCGTTGCCCAGATCGACGGATCGCTCCAGAACGTAGCCGGCATCTCGAAAGCCGAGTTCAGCCTTCTGCGAACCCTCGGGAACGCGCCAGAGGCCGTTCTTCGCGTCGGAGCTCTCGGGGCTGCGCTTCGGTGGGAGAAGAGCCGCGTATCCCATTTGCTGAGCCGCATGGAGAATCGCGGCCTGGTTGAACGAATTGAAGCTGGCGCGCCCGGCCGCCGAACGGCAGTCACTCTCAGCCCCCACGGCCTCGATGTCCTGACGACGGCGCTGCGGGTGCATGAGAGAAGTGTCGGTGACCTTTTCATCGACCGCCTAACCGGCGAGCAGTCCACTGCCATCCGCACCTGGAGCCAGCAAACACTGAACAGATCACCACTTGCCGAGCCAGGGAGCACGTCGAGCGAGCGGTAG
- a CDS encoding aldehyde dehydrogenase family protein, which produces MADEPLEVAAHEGTAYITHQPMGIIYAVEPWNGPFSQAIRPICGNLMAGNVVILKHASNIPACADAIDQLFKDAGLPEGVFTNLFVTHAQSATIVADYRVRGVTLTGSDEAGSRLSEQAGRAIKPAVMELGGSDPMIVLEDANLDLTAQCSRFRFALSGQACISNKRMIVLDGVYDAFVERFTALTESIVPGDPSVATTTFGPLSSREAADGVRDQIRRAVEGGATATELGPVVPDLPAFVQPTLLTGLTPDNPVFYEEIFGPVPILFRVDDEAAAVGLANDSRYGLGGTVFSEDIERAQRVARQIDTGMVRINQPTGQPADMPFGGTKRSGLGQEMGPQGIREFVNSKLISIAPQYSA; this is translated from the coding sequence CTGGCCGATGAGCCACTCGAGGTCGCAGCCCACGAAGGAACGGCCTATATCACTCACCAGCCGATGGGCATCATCTACGCCGTCGAACCCTGGAACGGCCCTTTCTCGCAGGCAATCCGCCCGATTTGCGGCAACCTCATGGCCGGCAACGTCGTCATCCTCAAGCACGCCAGCAACATTCCCGCCTGCGCCGACGCCATCGACCAGCTCTTCAAAGACGCCGGCCTGCCCGAGGGTGTCTTCACCAACTTGTTCGTCACCCACGCCCAGTCGGCGACGATCGTGGCGGATTACCGGGTGCGGGGCGTGACCCTCACCGGAAGCGACGAAGCCGGCTCCCGGCTCTCGGAGCAGGCCGGCAGGGCCATCAAGCCTGCCGTGATGGAACTCGGCGGCTCGGATCCGATGATCGTGCTCGAAGATGCGAACCTCGACCTCACTGCGCAGTGCTCGAGGTTCCGCTTCGCTCTGAGCGGCCAGGCCTGCATCTCCAACAAGCGGATGATCGTGCTTGACGGCGTCTACGACGCCTTCGTCGAGAGATTCACCGCACTGACCGAGTCGATCGTTCCTGGGGACCCGTCAGTGGCGACCACGACCTTCGGCCCACTGTCGTCACGAGAGGCGGCCGACGGCGTACGCGACCAGATTCGCCGCGCCGTGGAAGGCGGCGCGACCGCGACCGAGCTGGGGCCTGTGGTTCCCGATCTGCCCGCCTTCGTACAGCCGACGCTGCTCACCGGCCTCACCCCCGACAATCCGGTGTTCTACGAGGAGATCTTCGGACCAGTGCCGATCTTGTTCCGGGTCGACGACGAGGCTGCGGCAGTGGGGCTCGCCAACGACTCGCGCTACGGCCTCGGCGGCACCGTCTTCAGCGAAGACATCGAGCGCGCCCAGCGAGTGGCTCGCCAGATCGACACCGGCATGGTGAGGATCAACCAGCCGACGGGCCAGCCCGCAGACATGCCGTTCGGCGGCACCAAGCGGTCGGGTCTAGGCCAGGAGATGGGCCCGCAGGGAATCAGGGAATTCGTGAACTCCAAGCTGATCAGCATCGCACCGCAATACTCGGCCTGA
- a CDS encoding SDR family NAD(P)-dependent oxidoreductase, translating into MATYDVAGRSAIVTGAGSGIGRAVALELAANGAAVLVTDVRQEPAQAVVDEIRAAGGTAEALVGDVSDPAFADASVVAANALAPLRIAVNNAGIGGEAASIGDYSIESWRKVIEINLNSVFYGLKAQLPAIAANGGGSIVNMASVLGSVGIASSSAYVTAKHGLLGLTKNAALEYGAQNVRTNAVGPGFIKTPLIDNNMDADVQAALAAKHALGRLGQPEEVAALVAFLASDAASFISGSYHLVDGGYAAQ; encoded by the coding sequence ATGGCTACTTACGATGTTGCGGGCCGCTCGGCGATCGTGACGGGAGCAGGATCGGGTATCGGGCGCGCTGTCGCGCTCGAGCTCGCGGCGAACGGCGCCGCAGTGCTGGTGACGGATGTTCGACAGGAGCCCGCGCAGGCCGTCGTCGATGAGATCCGCGCGGCCGGCGGCACGGCAGAAGCCCTTGTCGGCGACGTCTCCGACCCGGCGTTCGCCGATGCCAGTGTCGTTGCGGCGAATGCCCTCGCGCCCCTGCGTATCGCGGTGAACAACGCCGGAATCGGTGGCGAGGCCGCCTCGATCGGCGACTACTCGATCGAAAGCTGGCGCAAGGTCATCGAGATCAACCTCAACTCGGTGTTCTACGGCCTCAAAGCGCAACTGCCGGCCATCGCGGCGAACGGCGGCGGATCCATCGTCAACATGGCATCGGTGCTCGGCAGCGTCGGAATCGCCTCGTCGTCGGCCTACGTCACCGCCAAGCACGGCCTGCTCGGCCTCACCAAGAACGCTGCGCTCGAGTACGGCGCCCAGAACGTGCGCACCAACGCCGTGGGCCCCGGTTTCATCAAGACGCCCCTGATCGACAACAATATGGATGCGGATGTTCAGGCCGCCCTCGCCGCCAAGCACGCCCTCGGCCGCCTCGGCCAGCCCGAAGAGGTCGCCGCTCTGGTCGCCTTCCTGGCCAGCGACGCCGCGTCGTTCATCAGCGGCAGCTACCACCTCGTCGATGGTGGATACGCGGCTCAGTGA
- a CDS encoding TetR/AcrR family transcriptional regulator, translating into MDARQRRSREKLRVALFELASGQPASELTVSQLAALAGVNRSTFYEHASSPQALLEELLRAELDAARQQYLTDIAPGNEGRAISAVTRAVLLHIDEHAAIYRFGLSEQSGESSLHALLSAHFEASIRMLVETGAVSIHDSAAGPSGAATGAVGASGSPPNTAAASPAGAAGAKATATADTPANPSLAEYAARYISSGTVGVITVWLNGPEPRDVDAVLHAYGQLLPGWWPAS; encoded by the coding sequence ATGGATGCTCGCCAGCGCCGCAGCCGCGAGAAGTTGCGCGTCGCCCTCTTCGAGCTGGCCTCGGGGCAGCCGGCGAGCGAACTCACCGTGTCGCAGCTCGCAGCCCTCGCCGGCGTCAACCGCTCGACGTTCTACGAGCACGCCTCCTCGCCTCAGGCGCTGCTCGAAGAGCTGCTTCGTGCCGAGCTCGACGCGGCGCGCCAGCAGTACCTCACCGACATCGCGCCCGGCAATGAGGGGCGAGCGATCTCCGCAGTCACTCGCGCCGTGCTGCTGCACATCGACGAGCACGCGGCGATCTACCGCTTCGGGCTCAGCGAACAGAGTGGCGAGTCGAGTTTGCACGCGCTGCTGAGCGCGCACTTCGAGGCGTCGATCCGGATGCTCGTAGAGACCGGCGCCGTGTCGATTCACGACAGCGCGGCGGGGCCGTCTGGTGCGGCCACGGGCGCGGTGGGCGCGTCTGGTTCGCCCCCCAACACGGCGGCGGCCAGCCCCGCGGGCGCGGCGGGCGCCAAAGCCACCGCCACCGCCGACACGCCTGCGAACCCGTCGCTCGCCGAGTACGCGGCGCGCTACATCTCGAGCGGAACCGTCGGCGTCATCACGGTGTGGCTGAACGGTCCCGAGCCGCGTGACGTCGACGCCGTGCTGCACGCGTACGGGCAGCTGCTGCCGGGGTGGTGGCCGGCGTCGTGA
- a CDS encoding alpha/beta fold hydrolase, with protein MSGRVGGSRRASRVLRVVVIVVVTLLVCILTGSYSSIERRLVEGAYDNLTEAPFYELPNPVTPGAPGTLVRSERLPGAPDGSQAWRIMYHSTDVLGHDILVSGVVLAPTGAAPAGGRTIVSWGHPTTGAAVQCAPSLNVEPPSLMGLIDPFGIEGLGELLAAGYVVAATDYSGMGVAGPDSYLIGTTEGNNVLDAARAARQLPETGANSQLLLWGHSQGGHAVLFAAQDARTYAPELTLLGAAVAAPATQLGNLLKADIGDVSGVSIGSYAFTAYAAVYGPSTPGATLSSILTPAGVAATPSMYSLCLLSQNAQLHTVAAPLIGNYLSGDPTVVQPWATLLASNTPGATASPVPLLVAQGADDTLVRPADTASFAQSECSLGASVTYLSVPDTGHGLVAFRTLTVLLPWFAHLAAGTPLPRGVPAPLTC; from the coding sequence GTGAGCGGGCGCGTCGGCGGGTCGCGGCGGGCGAGCCGGGTGCTGCGCGTCGTGGTGATCGTGGTCGTGACACTGCTGGTGTGCATCCTGACCGGCAGTTACTCGTCGATCGAGCGGCGGCTGGTCGAAGGCGCCTACGACAATCTGACCGAGGCGCCGTTCTACGAGCTGCCGAACCCCGTCACGCCCGGCGCGCCCGGCACGCTGGTGCGCTCGGAGCGGCTGCCCGGCGCACCCGATGGCTCGCAGGCGTGGCGCATCATGTACCACTCGACCGATGTGCTGGGGCACGACATTCTGGTCTCGGGGGTGGTGTTGGCGCCGACCGGGGCCGCGCCGGCCGGGGGGCGCACGATCGTGTCGTGGGGGCATCCGACGACCGGCGCGGCCGTGCAGTGCGCCCCGTCGCTGAACGTGGAGCCACCGAGTCTGATGGGGCTGATCGATCCGTTCGGCATCGAGGGCCTCGGCGAGCTGCTCGCGGCCGGGTACGTCGTTGCGGCCACCGATTATTCGGGCATGGGCGTCGCGGGGCCGGATTCGTACCTCATCGGCACGACCGAGGGCAATAACGTTCTGGATGCCGCGCGGGCCGCGCGGCAGCTGCCCGAGACCGGCGCCAACAGCCAGCTGCTGCTCTGGGGGCACTCGCAGGGTGGGCATGCGGTGCTGTTCGCGGCTCAGGATGCCCGAACCTACGCTCCCGAACTCACTCTGCTCGGCGCCGCCGTCGCCGCCCCCGCCACTCAGCTCGGCAACCTGCTGAAGGCCGACATCGGCGACGTGTCGGGAGTCTCGATCGGGTCTTACGCCTTCACCGCATACGCCGCCGTGTACGGTCCGTCGACGCCGGGCGCCACACTGTCGTCGATTCTGACGCCCGCCGGGGTCGCGGCGACACCCTCGATGTACTCGCTCTGCTTGCTCTCACAGAACGCGCAGTTGCACACGGTCGCGGCGCCGCTCATCGGAAACTACCTCTCGGGCGACCCGACCGTGGTGCAGCCCTGGGCGACGCTGCTCGCTTCGAATACACCGGGCGCGACGGCGTCGCCGGTGCCGCTGCTGGTGGCGCAGGGCGCAGACGACACGCTCGTGCGGCCCGCCGACACGGCGTCGTTCGCGCAGTCGGAGTGCTCGCTCGGAGCCTCCGTCACCTACCTCAGCGTGCCCGACACGGGGCACGGGCTCGTGGCGTTCCGTACGCTCACGGTGCTGCTGCCGTGGTTCGCGCACCTCGCCGCCGGCACTCCCCTGCCGCGCGGCGTGCCGGCCCCGCTCACCTGCTGA
- the ald gene encoding alanine dehydrogenase, translated as MLVGIPAEVKNNEKRVAATPAGVHELVRRGHEVVVQSGAGLGSRITDDDYVSAGARIADTADDVWAEADLLLKVKEPIAEEYGRMCAGQVLFTYLHLAASRECTDALIASGTTAIAYETVQLANRSLPLLQPMSEVAGRLSVQVGGYHLMSAAGGRGILLGGVPGTPKAKVVVIGGGVAGEHAAADALGMGADVTVIDVSLPRLRQLEVQFGGHIQTRASSAYEIAAQLRDADLVIGSVLIPGAAAPKLVTDAMVAAMKPGSVLVDIAIDQGGCFEGSHPTTHDDPTFEVHNSIYYCVANMPGAVPETSTTALTNATLPYVITLAEKGWRQAVQDDPALASGLNIHSGAVTNAHVASALGLPYTPPLEAAAA; from the coding sequence ATGCTGGTGGGAATTCCCGCAGAGGTCAAGAACAACGAGAAGCGCGTCGCCGCCACCCCGGCCGGTGTGCACGAGCTGGTGCGCCGCGGGCACGAGGTGGTCGTGCAGAGCGGTGCCGGTCTCGGTTCGCGCATCACTGACGACGACTATGTCTCGGCGGGTGCGCGTATCGCCGACACAGCCGACGACGTGTGGGCCGAGGCCGACCTCTTGCTCAAGGTGAAGGAGCCCATCGCCGAGGAGTACGGCCGCATGTGCGCCGGCCAGGTGCTCTTCACCTACCTGCATCTCGCAGCGTCGCGGGAGTGCACCGACGCACTCATCGCCTCAGGCACGACCGCGATCGCGTACGAGACCGTGCAGTTGGCGAACCGCAGCCTGCCCCTGCTGCAGCCGATGAGCGAGGTCGCCGGGCGCCTCTCGGTGCAGGTCGGCGGGTACCACTTGATGAGCGCGGCGGGCGGCCGCGGCATCCTGCTCGGCGGCGTGCCCGGAACCCCCAAGGCGAAGGTCGTCGTCATCGGCGGCGGTGTGGCGGGCGAACACGCGGCGGCGGATGCCCTGGGCATGGGCGCCGACGTCACCGTGATCGATGTGTCGCTTCCGCGCCTGCGCCAGCTCGAGGTGCAGTTCGGCGGCCACATTCAGACCCGCGCCTCGTCGGCGTATGAGATCGCCGCGCAACTGCGCGACGCCGATCTCGTCATCGGATCGGTGCTCATTCCGGGCGCCGCCGCCCCGAAGCTCGTGACCGACGCGATGGTCGCCGCCATGAAGCCCGGATCGGTGCTCGTCGACATTGCCATCGACCAGGGCGGATGCTTCGAGGGATCCCACCCCACCACCCACGACGATCCGACGTTCGAGGTGCACAACAGTATCTACTACTGCGTCGCGAACATGCCGGGCGCGGTGCCCGAGACCTCCACCACGGCGCTGACCAATGCGACACTGCCGTACGTCATCACGCTCGCCGAGAAGGGCTGGCGGCAGGCGGTTCAGGATGATCCCGCCCTCGCCTCCGGCCTGAACATCCACTCGGGTGCCGTCACCAACGCGCACGTCGCCTCCGCCCTCGGCCTCCCCTACACCCCGCCCCTAGAGGCCGCCGCCGCCTGA
- a CDS encoding Lrp/AsnC family transcriptional regulator, with product MVSSKNPRASAAWSDELDDIDTQLVALLRANGRMPNSRLAEAVGIAQSTCITRVRSLEDRGVITGYTARTSPAALGLSLQALISVSIRSGARRGITAFSTEIRALPEVVELFFLGGAEDFVIHVATRDSDHLREFVVSNLSAHVSVASTRTSIVFEHVVN from the coding sequence ATGGTTAGTTCGAAGAATCCACGGGCATCCGCGGCCTGGAGCGACGAGCTCGACGACATCGACACCCAGCTCGTGGCGCTGCTTCGGGCGAATGGACGGATGCCCAACAGCCGTCTCGCCGAAGCCGTCGGCATCGCGCAGTCGACCTGCATTACACGGGTGCGCTCGCTCGAAGACCGCGGCGTCATCACGGGGTACACCGCGCGAACCTCGCCGGCAGCGCTCGGGCTCAGCCTGCAGGCACTCATCAGCGTGAGCATCCGGTCGGGAGCGCGGCGCGGTATCACGGCGTTCAGCACGGAGATCCGGGCGCTGCCGGAGGTGGTGGAGCTGTTCTTCTTGGGCGGGGCGGAAGACTTTGTGATCCACGTCGCGACGCGTGACAGCGACCATCTGAGGGAGTTCGTGGTGTCGAATCTGTCGGCGCACGTCTCGGTTGCCTCGACCCGCACGAGCATCGTGTTCGAGCACGTGGTGAACTGA
- a CDS encoding nucleoside/nucleotide kinase family protein: MHLDDLARRAMALMREQSRSQPQEPRIIVAIAGSPGSGKTTLAAALVARVNTLAEHLPADGPLAAGPLPRGSRAAGQAPAGPRPNGLAPADPRAADPPSDGLAPAGPIAVHLPMDGFHLANATLDALGRHDRKGAIDTFDGWGYLALVRRLHAERDHTVYAPGFDRRIDEPVAGEIAVAPDARLMVVEGNYLLVDEPPWSLARPLFAESWFVATPADERMRRLVTRHTRFGRTEAEARRWAESVDGANAALIEPTASGADLVIDAVTGMPPASR; this comes from the coding sequence GTGCACCTCGACGACCTGGCCCGACGCGCCATGGCCCTGATGCGCGAGCAGTCGCGGTCGCAGCCGCAGGAGCCTCGCATCATCGTGGCCATCGCAGGCAGCCCCGGATCGGGCAAGACCACCCTCGCCGCCGCACTCGTCGCCCGCGTCAATACGCTGGCCGAGCATCTGCCCGCCGACGGCCCCCTCGCCGCCGGCCCGCTCCCGCGCGGCTCTCGCGCCGCTGGCCAGGCCCCTGCCGGCCCGCGGCCCAACGGCCTGGCCCCCGCCGACCCGCGCGCCGCCGACCCGCCCTCTGACGGCCTGGCCCCTGCCGGCCCCATCGCCGTGCACCTGCCGATGGATGGCTTCCACCTCGCGAACGCCACGCTCGACGCACTCGGGCGACACGATCGTAAGGGCGCCATCGACACTTTCGACGGCTGGGGCTACCTCGCACTGGTGCGCCGCCTGCACGCCGAGCGCGACCACACCGTCTACGCTCCGGGCTTCGACCGCCGCATCGACGAGCCCGTCGCCGGCGAGATCGCGGTGGCGCCGGATGCCCGCCTCATGGTCGTCGAAGGCAACTACCTACTCGTCGACGAGCCGCCCTGGTCGCTCGCCCGTCCCCTCTTCGCCGAATCCTGGTTCGTCGCCACCCCTGCAGACGAACGGATGCGCCGCCTCGTCACCCGCCACACCCGCTTCGGGCGCACCGAGGCCGAAGCGCGGCGCTGGGCCGAATCCGTCGACGGCGCTAATGCCGCCCTCATCGAACCCACCGCATCCGGCGCCGATCTGGTGATCGACGCTGTCACGGGAATGCCTCCAGCTTCTCGCTAA